In Cucurbita pepo subsp. pepo cultivar mu-cu-16 chromosome LG04, ASM280686v2, whole genome shotgun sequence, the following are encoded in one genomic region:
- the LOC111793872 gene encoding pentatricopeptide repeat-containing protein At1g62350, translating into MLRFAPNLLRRFSNRATSTIHLYRFTHCTFFEHHRPQQQLLLRFITGSASSPSLSVWRRKKEMGKEGLIVVKELKRIQSNLIRLDRFISSHVSRLLKSDLVAVLVELQRQNQVFLCMKLYNVVRKEVWYRPDMFFYRDMLMMLAKNKRVEETKQVWEDLKGEGVLFDQHTFGDIMRAYLDNAMPSEAMDIYREMRQSPDRPLSLPFRVILKGLVPYPELREQVKDDFLELFPDMIVYDPPEDLFEEDEDMCKSVK; encoded by the exons ATGCTGCGATTTGCTCCAAATCTTCTTCGCAGATTCTCAAACCGTGCCACTTCCACGATCCATTTATATCGATTTACCCATTGCACGTTCTTCGAACACCATCGGCCACAGCAACAATTGCTGTTGCGCTTCATCACTGGCTCCGCTTCGAGCCCTAGCCTCTCGGtatggaggaggaagaaggaaatGGGCAAGGAGGGGTTGATTGTAGTCAAAGAGCTCAAGAGGATTCAGTCCAATCTCATTCGTCTCGACCGATTCATTTCCTCCCATGTCTCTCGCTTGCTCAAGTCCGATCTTGTTGCGGTTCTCGTCGAGCTTCAGAGGCAGAACCAGGTCTTTCTGTGCATGAAG TTGTATAACGTGGTTCGTAAAGAAGTATGGTACCGTCCCGACATGTTCTTTTATAGGGACATGCTCATGATGCTTgcgaaaaataaaagggtgGAAGAAACGAAGCAAGTTTGGGAGGATCTAAAAGGAGAGGGAGTACTATTTGATCAGCATACTTTTGGAGATATCATGCGGGCATACTTGGATAATGCAATGCCCTCGGAGGCCATGGACATATATCGTGAAATGAGGCAATCTCCTGATAGGCCATTATCTTTACCTTTTCGTGTCATTTTGAAAGGGCTCGTTCCATACCCAGAATTGAGAGAACAAGTTAAAGATGACTTCTTGGAGCTTTTCCCGGATATGATCGTCTATGACCCACCTGAAGACTTGTttgaggaagatgaagatatGTGCAAGAGTGTAAAATGA
- the LOC111793115 gene encoding rho GTPase-activating protein 7-like: MSASLTAFERPRAGASNTVFKSGPLFISSKGLGWKSWKKRWFILTRTSLVFFKSDPSALPQRGGEVNLTLGGIDLNNSGSVVVREDKKLLTVLFPDGRDGRAFTLKAETSDDLFEWKTVLEQALAQAPSAALVMGHNGIFRNDNNEKIDSSFHPWREKRPVKSLVVGRPILLALEDIDGGPSFLEKALRFLETSGAKVEGILRQSADVEEVDRRVQEYEQGKTDFGSDEDAHVIGDCIKHILRELPSSPVPASCCTALLEAYKIDRKEARINAMRSSILETFPEPNRRLLQRVLKMMHTISSHAHENRMTPSAVAACMAPLLLRPLLAGECELEDEFDVSGDNSAQLLAAANAANNAQAIVTTLLEEFENIFDDENLHRCSISADSQIENSGSEDSTDDENLDVKGNGYHNVENGVDPDTDDDPERVLSGKLSESSGYAGSDLYDYKPFGGDDSDVGSPRENNHLAESSNSCLDHHKNSDANAQPTGEQSKQKKGNVNSLTEMETPNISPAGESYPSMGEILNSMDPGNESSSGKPVGKVSSSNISAKRTNFWGRSNARKTPSIESVDSSGEEELAIQRLEMTKNDLQQRIAKEARGNAILQASLERRKQALHERRLALEQDVSRLQEQLQAERDLRAALEVGLSMSSGQFNNSRGMDLKTRAELEEIALAEADVARLKQKVAELHHQLNQQRQHNYGSLSDASDRYQHVQNHGSQLRFLQQDFDSTLAFVNHERKQRSEEGMMGGDWRNIKGQVLGSSNSNKQIPRKLFVDSLSPSDSKSTEVSTSMSVDELGVDSASFPSTSKAGEVSDHSRHLIVPSSTLVELTTRLDFFKERRSQLMEQLHNLDLNYGASSSQDFIYKQPPSPPWK; encoded by the exons ATGTCTGCTTCGTTGACGGCTTTTGAGCGTCCCAGAGCTGGGGCTTCAAATACG GTTTTCAAGAGTGGCCCGCTTTTCATATCATCCAAAG GATTAGGCTGGAAATCTTGGAAGAAGCGCTGGTTCATCCTTACACGCACTTCCCTAGTTTTCTTTAAAAGTGACCCT agTGCACTTCCTCAAAGAGGGGGTGAAGTGAATCTTACTTTGGGTGGCATAGACTTAAATAATTCAGGGAG TGTTGTTGTTAGAGAGGATAAGAAGCTCTTGACTGTATTGTTTCCTGATGGTCGTGATGGACGAGCTTTCACTCTCAAG GCCGAGACCTCAGATGATTTATTTGAATGGAAAACCGTGCTTGAACAAGCCCTTGCACAAGCACCAAGTGCTGCCCTTGTCATGGGACACAATGGGATTTTTCGGAAtgacaataatgaaaaaattgacAGCTCTTTCCATCCAT GGAGAGAGAAGCGTCCTGTTAAATCTTTGGTGGTGGGAAGACCTATTTTACTTGCATTGGAAGATATTGACGGAGGTCCATCCTTTCTTGAGAAAGCACTTCGGTTTCTTGAAACATCTG GCGCCAAGGTAGAAGGGATTTTGCGGCAGTCTGCAGATGTTGAAGAAGTTGACCGGAGAGTTCAAGAATATGAACAAg GCAAGACAGATTTCGGTTCTGATGAGGATGCTCATGTCATTGGTGATTGTATTAAG CACATTCTAAGAGAGCTTCCCTCATCACCAGTTCCAGCTTCATGCTGCACTGCACTGCTTGAGGCTTATA AAATTGATCGAAAAGAGGCGCGGATCAATGCCATGCGATCGTCTATATTGGAAACTTTTCCTGAACCAAACCGGCGTTTGTTACAAAG AGTTTTAAAGATGATGCATACCATTTCTTCTCATGCTCACGAGAATCGGATGACTCCATCTGCTGTTGCTGCTTGCATGGCACCATTGCTGTTACGACCTTTATTAGCTGGTGAATGTGAGTTGGAAGATGAGTTTGATGTAAGTGGTGATAACTCTGCTCAGCTGCTAGCTGCTGCCAATGCAGCCAATAATGCTCAAGCAATCGTTACAACTCTTTTGGAAGAGtttgagaatatttttgaT GATGAGAATCTACACAGATGCTCAATTTCAGCAGATTCTCAGATTGAAAATAGTGGAAGTGAGGATTCCACTGATGACGAAAATCTTGATGTGAAAGGAAATGGCTATCACAATGTGGAAAATGGGGTTGATCCAGACACAGATGATGATCCTGAGCGTGTACTCAGTGGAAAATTGAGTGAAAGTAGTGGCTACGCGGGGAGTGATCTTTATGACTATAAG CCATTTGGAGGTGATGACTCGGATGTTGGATCCCCAAgagaaaataatcatttaGCTGAGAGTTCAAATTCATGTCTTGATCATCATAAGAACTCTGATGCAAATGCTCAACCGACTGGGGAACaaagcaaacaaaagaaaggaaatgtGAACTCTTTGACTGAGATGGAAACTCCAAATATTTCACCTGCTGGAGAATCGTACCCATCAATGGGAGAGATCTTAAATTCAATGGATCCTGGAAATGAGTCAAGTTCTGGGAAGCCAGTGGGTAAAGTTTCAAGCTCTAATATTAGCGCTAAGAGAACAAATTTCTGGGGAAGGAGCAAT GCCAGAAAGACACCCTCAATTGAGTCAGTAGATTCTTCTGGAGAAGAAGA ACTTGCTATTCAGAGGCTTGAGATGACAAAAAATGACTTACAACAGAGGATTGCCAAGGAG GCTAGAGGTAATGCAATTTTACAAGCAAGCTTGGAAAGAAGGAAGCAAGCTTTGCATGAGCGGCGGTTGGCACTTGAACAAGAT GTTTCAAGATTGCAAGAGCAATTGCAAGCAGAAAGAGATCTTAGAGCTGCTTTGGAAGTTGGCCTAAGCATGTCTTCTGGACAGTTTAATAATTCTCGTGGCATGGATTTGAAG ACAAGGGCTGAGCTTGAGGAGATTGCTCTTGCTGAGGCAGATGTGGCTCGGTTAAAGCAGAAAGTTGCTGAACTCCATCACCAGTTGAATCAGCAACGGCAGCACAACTATGGTTCTCTCTCTGATGCATCTGATCGATATCAGCATGTTCAGAATCATGGTTCTCAATT GAGATTTCTTCAGCAAGATTTTGATTCGACCCTAGCTTTTGTTAATCATGAAAGGAAACAAAGGAGTGAG GAGGGTATGATGGGAGGTGATTGGAGAAATATCAAAGGACAAGTATTAGGATCTTCAAATAGTAATAAACAAATTCCACGGAAGCTATTTGTGGATTCATTAAGCCCAAGTGACTCCAAAAGTACCGAGGTTTCTACTAGCATGTCTGTGGATGAACTTGGTGTTGATTCTGCTTCTTTCCCTTCTACCTCAAAAGCAGGAGAG GTTTCGGATCACTCAAGACACTTGATCGTGCCTTCCTCAACATTGGTAGAATTAACAACCCGACTCGACTTCTTCAAGGAGAGACGTTCTCAATTGATGGAACAGCTCCATAATCTCGATTTAAATTATGGTGCATCATCCTCACAAGACTTCATCTATAAACAACCGCCATCTCCGCCATGGAAATAG
- the LOC111793983 gene encoding protein SMG7-like: MAKMSASASASWERAQRLYEKNIELENRCRKSAQARIPSDSNAWQQIRENYETIILEDYAFSEQHNIEYALWQLHYKRIEELRAHFSAALASAGSNNSQGVPTRLDRVPKIRLQFKTFLSEATGFYHDLILKIRAKYGLPLGFFSEDADNRMATDKDGKKPADIKKGLISCHRCLIYLGDLARYKGLYGEGDSKNREYTAASSYYLQAASLCPSSGNPHHQLAILASYSGDELVAVYRYFRSLAVDSPFSTARDNLIVAFEKNRQSYSQLSGAAKASVVKESPIRFSGKGRKGEVKLATKDSNAEPPKESVLSPQEPFKSFCIRFVRLNGILFTRTSLETFTEVLSLVNSSFSELLSSGPEEELLFGTVAAENSLIVVRIVAILIFTVHNVNKETEGQTYSEIVQRAVLIQNAHIAVFELMGSILDRCSQLCDPLSSFFLPALLVLVEWLACCPEIAASSEVDDKQATARSKFWNRCISFFNKLLSSGCVSLDDEDETCFFNLSKYEEGETDNRLALWEDLELRGFLPLLPAQTILDFSRKHSGSDGNKEKVARVKRILAAGKALANIVKIDQEPIYYNSKVKRFCTGIEPQVPNDFVIPSSSTMMPGPGNAMQGTQVEKTNNLAVGKSSSQLVLEGEEDDEVIVFKPLVAEKRIEMADALRSGYEGLQLARNSSGGDLRSYGGMTTSSEDIHLSSGFESSSQAPMAAANINTLHWQTIQSNASKWPLEQKACLVDSLQSLRLLENGHGMKSDLQNDISMFNPAVHSMPVKQTVSMNSDVFYNDKKPLGVQVQSRNDGPVSFGGVIDPMTTGVFSSLQSGLRKHPVSRPVRHLGPPPGFNHVTTKHANESLPGSEFRSENQTMDDYSWLDGYQLPSSTKDSANATHLTSHMNAQQIGGSNVLSAAISFPFPGKQVPNVQSPIGKQKGWPDFQVLENLKQHNEQHLQPHQQLVNGGSQLFTPLPEQYPGQSIWTGRYFM, translated from the exons ATGGCTAAAATGTCTGCTTCCGCTTCTGCATCATGGGAGCGGGCTCAACGCCTTTATGAAAag AATATTGAGTTGGAGAATCGGTGTAGAAAGTCAGCTCAGGCTCGAATTCCTTCAGATTCCAATGCATGGCAACAAATACGGGAAAATTATGAAACAATAATCCTTGAGGATTATGCTTTCTCTGAACAGCACAATATTGAATATGCCTTGTGGCAACTGCATTACAAGCGAATTGAGGAGCTGAGAGCACATTTCAGTGCTGCTTTGGCTTCTGCTGGTTCTAACAATTCTCAAGGCGTGCCTACAAGGCTTGACAGAGTTCCAAAAATAAGATTGCAGttcaaaacatttctttcAGAAGCTACTGGATTTTACCATgatttaatattgaaaatcaGAGCAAAATATGGGCTTCCTTTGGGTTTTTTCTCGGAGGATGCAGACAACCGTATGGCTACAGATAAAGATGGAAAGAAGCCTGCTGACATAAAGAAAGGTCTCATTTCTTGTCATCGTTGTTTGATATACTTGGGTGATCTTGCACGCTACAAAGGGTTATATGGGGAAGGTGATTCAAAAAATCGGGAGTATACTGCAGCCTCAAGTTACTACCTGCAAGCAGCATCACTTTGTCCATCTAGTGGCAATCCTCATCATCAG CTTGCTATATTAGCTTCATACTCAGGAGATGAGCTGGTTGCTGTTTATCGATATTTCCGGAGTCTGGCAGttgattctccattttctACTGCCAGAGATAATTTGATTGTTGCATTTGAGAAG AACCGTCAGAGCTATTCTCAGCTGTCAGGGGCTGCTAAAGCTTCTGTGGTGAAGGAATCACCTATTCGATTTAGTGGAAAAGGACGGAAAGGAGAAGTGAAGCTTGCAACTAAAGATTCTAATGCTGAACCCCCAAAGGAGAGTGTGCTATCTCCACAGGAGCCATTTAAATCCTTTTGCATTAGATTTGTTCGTCTAAATGGAATTCTTTTCACGCGCACAAG CCTAGAGACGTTTACAGAGGTTCTCTCATTGGTAAATAGTAGTTTCTCAGAACTTTTGTCTTCTGGACCTGAAGAGGAACTGCTTTTTGGAACAGTTGCTGCTGAGAATAGTCTCATCGTAGTTAGAATTGTTGCAATTCTTATATTCACAGTTCACAATGTGAATAAAGAAACTGAAGGTCAGACGTACTCAGAAATTGTACAACGGGCCGTTTTGATACAGAATGCACATATTGCAGTTTTTGAGTTGATGGGTTCTATTCTTGATAGATGTTCCCAGTTGTGTGATCCTTTATCAAGTTTTTTTCTGCCTGCTCTTCTAGTTCTTGTTGAATGGTTGGCATGTTGTCCGGAAATTGCAGCAAGCAGTGAAGTTGATGATAAACAGGCTACTGCTAGATCAAAATTTTGGAACCGTTGCATCTCCTTCTTCAATAAGCTTTTGTCTAGTGGTTGTGTGTCTTTAGATGATGAGGATGAAACTTGCTTTTTTAACCTCAGTAAGTATGAAGAGGGCGAAACTGATAATCGGCTTGCATTATGGGAGGATCTTGAATTAAGGGGATTCTTGCCACTTCTTCCTGCACAGACTATATTGGATTTTTCAAGGAAGCATTCTGGAAGTGATGgcaataaagaaaaagttgcTCGCGTTAAAAGGATTCTGGCTGCAGGGAAGGCTTTAGCTAATATAGTCAAGATCGATCAAGAACCAATATACTACAATTCAAAGGTGAAAAGGTTTTGTACTGGAATTGAACCTCAAGTGCCAAATGATTTTGTCATTCCATCGTCTTCTACCATGATGCCTGGTCCAGGCAATGCAATGCAAGGAACTCAAGTAGAGAAAACAAATAACTTGGCAGTTGGGAAGTCAAGTTCTCAGCTAGTTTTGGAAGGTGAAGAGGATGATGAAGTAATAGTCTTTAAGCCTCTAGTTGCTGAGAAGCGAATTGAAATGGCTGATGCATTGCGGTCAGGTTATGAGGGTTTGCAACTTGCGAGAAATTCTTCTGGGGGTGATCTGAGATCCTATGGTGGCATGACAACCTCTTCTGAGGATATTCACCTGTCAAGTGGTTTTGAGTCAAGTTCTCAAGCACCTATGGCTGCTGCTAATATTAACACTCTCCATTGGCAAACAATTCAGTCAAATGCTTCTAAGTGGCCTCTTGAACAGAAAGCTTGTCTTGTTGACAGCTTGCAAAGTTTGAGGTTATTGGAGAATGGGCATGGGATGAAATCTGATCTTCAGAATGATATAAGCATGTTTAATCCTGCAGTTCACTCGATGCCTGTCAAACAAACTGTTAGCATGAATAGTGATGTCTTTTACAATGACAAAAAGCCCCTAGGAGTTCAAGTACAATCTAGGAATGATGGTCCTGTCTCATTTGGAGGTGTTATCGACCCAATGACCACAGGTGTATTTTCTAGCCTTCAATCAGGGTTGAGAAAACATCCAGTAAGTCGACCAGTTAGGCATCTTGGACCTCCTCCTGGTTTCAATCACGTTACTACTAAGCATGCTAATGAATCCCTTCCTGGTTCAGAGTTTAGAAGTGAGAATCAGACCATGGATGATTATAGCTGGTTGGATGGGTATCAGCTGCCCTCTTCTACAAAAGACTCTGCTAATGCTACACATCTCACATCTCATATGAATGCTCAGCAAATTGGTGGTAGTAATGTATTGAGTGCGGCCATCAGCTTCCCTTTTCCTGGCAAACAAGTTCCAAACGTGCAGTCTCCGATAGGAAAACAGAAAGGCTGGCCTGATTTCCAGGTTCTTGAGAATCTAAAACAGCACAATGAACAACATCTGCAGCCACATCAACAGCTTGTGAATGGTGGTAGCCAACTCTTTACTCCACTGCCTGAGCAATATCCAGGACAGTCTATTTGGACAGGTCGTTACTTCATGTGA
- the LOC111793984 gene encoding uncharacterized protein LOC111793984 → MNSFDEISELQYDMFSRNMDDSESSRVLEIYVHHARNIHNICIYENQDVYAKFSLTYNPDQTLSTRVVQGGGKNPDFNENLRMKITQFDSVLKCEIWMLSKARTYLEDQLLGFALVPLSQVLCKGKVTENYSLSSTDLFHSPAGTVRLSLSLDKSLPVDESNSITDVPVCSSISSEVVLLDPAEYSRIEFPDVNVVMENKQMVSEYFDLARNSSRLRPGISTFLRLGVSPPQPAYDFEMTANSSKEHPAGSVSPNNSSIQNSSFLSSTTTSLSDDRNSADSVEKKARLSGALLNSFDTFAVTTEAGNRVSGPCPDTSISRKSGGAAEENESKFSNKEDKINIKKEGNIPSVQYGRVLSAPLGNINLETEQSAMQQQIVDMYMKSRQPFTDSLANMKLPMDLNKPENEHQGVVIQNHDTKPETDQKKKDGSRVFYGSRAFF, encoded by the coding sequence ATGAATTCTTTTGATGAGATTTCTGAGTTACAATACGATATGTTTTCGAGGAACATGGATGATTCTGAGTCTTCTAGGGttcttgaaatttatgttcaTCATGCTAGGAACATTCACAATATATGCATATATGAAAACCAGGATGTTTATGCAAAGTTTTCCCTCACTTATAATCCTGACCAGACCTTGTCCACTAGAGTCGTTCAGGGAGGTGGGAAGAATCCTGATTTCAATGAGAATTTGAGGATGAAAATCACTCAGTTTGACTCTGTTCTCAAATGTGAGATTTGGATGCTTAGTAAGGCTAGAACCTACTTGGAAGATCAGCTTTTGGGGTTTGCTTTGGTCCCTCTTTCACAAGTTCTTTGTAAAGGGAAAGTGACTGAGAATTATAGTCTCTCTTCCACGGATCTATTCCATTCCCCTGCTGGGACGGTACGGTTGAGTCTGTCTTTGGATAAATCGTTGCCTGTTGATGAGTCAAATTCGATAACGGATGTGCCTGTATGTTCGTCGATATCTTCAGAAGTTGTGTTGTTGGATCCAGCAGAATATTCTAGGATCGAATTCCCTGATGTTAATGTGGTGATGGAGAATAAACAAATGGTGTCTGAGTACTTTGATTTGGCTAGAAATAGTTCTCGTTTGAGACCTGGAATTTCCACGTTTCTTCGTCTCGGTGTGTCGCCTCCCCAACCAGCCTATGACTTTGAAATGACTGCAAATTCTTCTAAAGAACACCCAGCTGGATCAGTTTCACCAAACAACAGCAGCATTCAAAACTCTAGCTTCTTAAGCTCCACGACGACGAGTTTGAGTGATGATAGAAACTCTGCTGATTCTGTCGAAAAGAAAGCACGTTTGTCAGGTGCATTGTTGAATTCTTTCGATACTTTTGCCGTTACTACCGAGGCTGGAAATCGAGTCTCTGGTCCTTGTCCGGACACTTCAATTTCAAGGAAGAGCGGCGGGGCAGCAGAggaaaatgaatcaaaattttcaaacaaggAAGACAAGATTAAcataaaaaaggaaggaaatatCCCTTCTGTTCAATATGGTCGGGTGCTTTCAGCTCCATTAGGGAACATTAATCTTGAAACTGAGCAGTCTGCAATGCAGCAGCAAATTGTGGACATGTACATGAAGAGTAGGCAGCCGTTTACAGATTCTTTGGCAAATATGAAACTTCCAATGGATCTCAATAAGCCCGAGAATGAACACCAAGGTGTTGTGATTCAAAACCACGATACGAAACCAGAAACcgatcaaaagaaaaaggacgGATCCCGAGTTTTTTATGGTAGCAGGGCGTTCTTCTGA